The segment AGGAATTTATCCAGATCGACACCAGTAACGTGTTGTTTATCTGCGGAGGTGCTTTTGATGGACTGGAGCCCATCATTAAGCGCCGAATCGGTAAGAAAGTTATTGGATTCGGAGCGGATACCGACACTGCCGATTTGAAGCCAGGGGAGTACTTGAAAATGGTGTTGCCGGAAGATCTCCTCCGCTTCGGATTGATACCTGAATTTGTCGGTCGTCTTCCGATAGTCTCTACCCTGGAACCACTGGATCAAAAAGCATTGGTTCGGATTCTGACTGAACCTAAAAATGCTCTGGTCAAACAGTATCAAAAGCTGCTGGAGATGGACAACGTCAATCTCACCTTTGAAAAGGGCGCTTTAGAGGCCATTTCGGATGAAGCCATCAAGCGAAACACAGGTGCACGGGGATTACGGGCCATCATTGAGACGATTATGCTGGATGTCATGTATGATCTGCCCTCCCGGAATGATGTGACAGAATGTGTCGTAACGGAAGAAACCGTTACAAATAAAGTAGCTCCACGACTAAACACCCGTAAGGGAAGAGTAGATAAAAAAGAAGAAAGTGCCTGATGACAAAAAACCGTACCTGAGAAAAGGTGCGGTTTTTTTATCTTGTTCTTGTTTATATCCGGATTGTAACGCACAATCCGGGATTTGTGGTAGAATACTAGTGGCGAGGAGGAATCCTTGCCGGATATTATCATGATTCATTATCGACATGGGAAATGACTGTCAAACCAGATATTCGGAGCAAGAAAGAATACTGCAGAAGTGGAGTTGTGGTTTGCATGATGCACGTGGAAGTTGTAACCCGTGAGGACTATTTATCCTTTATCGATCAACAGCCTTTGGGTAATTTTATGCAGTATCCCTCTTGGGCTGAAGTAAAAACAGAATGGAAACACGATCTTCTGGGCTGGTTCAACGAGGATAAAAAACTGGTGGGTTGTGCCCTCGTTTTGTACCGAAAGCTTCCCGGTTTAAACAAGCATTTGGCATATATTCCCCGGGGCCCCGTTATCGATTGGGAATCCAAAGAACTTAAGGAATGGTTTGAACCTCTTTTTGAATATCTCCGTCATAAGAATGTGTTTTCTGTCAAGATGGAGCCACCGGTAGTTCGGGCAAAGTGGAAAACCCCCAATATTAGGGATTACCTGAAAAAAGTACGGGATCATGATTTAAAGGGAAAAACCTTATTGGATTTGGGACCGGATGAGGTGGATGCTCAGGCTGATTATGTGATACAGGAACTGAACGGTATGGGGTGGAAGAAAAAAGAGGGTGAAGGCGGCTTTTCTGCCATTCAACCTCAATTTGTATTTCGCTTACCTTTGAAAGACCGTTCCCTGGACGAAGTTTTTGCCGGGTTTCACAGCAACTGGAGACGCAATGTACGTAAGTCTGCCAAGCAGGGAGTGGAAGTAACCGTTGGCGGAGAAGAGGACCTTAAGGAGTTCTATGAATTGCTGAAGGTGACGGCTGAACGGGATCGTTTTGCTGTCCGGGGGTACTCCTATTTCGAAAAAATGTATCAAGCCCTCAGCCAGGAAGACTCCAAACGGATTCAACTGTATATGGCACGACATGAAGGGGAGTTAGTAGCTTCCACCATCACTACTTACACCAATGGCCACACGTGGTATTTGTATGGAGCCAGCGGCAATGAAAAAAGAAAGACCATGCCTAACCATGCTATTCAATGGAAAATGATCCAGGATGCCCATGCCATGGGAGCCCATACCTATGATTTTCGCGGCATCAGTCATACATTGGACGAGTCAGACCATTTGTTTGGATTGCTCCGGTTTAAATTGGGGTTTGGAGGGGAAGCCTGTCAATTTATCGGAGAATGGGACTATCCGTTACAACCTCTGTTGCACTGGGCCTTCGATATGTATATGAAGAAACGTTGAGGTGTTCAAACATTGAGTCTAACTCTATACTTAAACCGGCATGATTGGTTTCAACATATGAAGGACGTGGAAGAGCAATTTCCGGATTACATCCCTGTGATTAAAGGGAATGGATACGGTTTCGGCAACGAATTTTTGGCTGATGCCGCTGTCCGGTCCGGGAAAAAGTCCATTGCAGTGGGAACACTGGCTGAAGCCCGGGCATTAGATGAGACCCATACCTTTGACGAGATGCTGATCTTGACTCCCGTATTGAAAAATCCAGGCTTTAATGACATGGGGAAAAATCGGGTTTATACGGTGGGAAGCGTCTCCCAGCTGAAGCATCTGATTGACACATTCAGTCAATTGATTGATCAACAACAGAGCATTTGGTCCGGTGGAGAGGCTTTTCAGTTACAGATCCTGATTAAGTGTCAGTCTTCCATGAAACGTTACGGTTTTTCGTCAGAGGAATGGACAAAAGTTCAATCCCTCATCAAGGAACACAGTGAAGGAGAACGATTGCAACTGGTTGTCAAGGGTTATTCCATCCACTTTCCCAGGGAAGGAATGACCGCTTCCCAAAAAGAAACACAAATCCGGAATTGGATACAACTTGTAAACAGTCAGGGTTTGCCCTGTGAGCAGATGTATGTTTCCCACCTGTCCTCCGAGCAATATCGGATCTTGCGGGGGGAATTTCCAAAAACCAGGTTTCGGATTCGGTTGGGTACGGACCTGTGGTTACATGACAAATCGTTTTTCCAGACAAGGACGACAGTATTGGATGTGAAAAAAATCCAAAAAGGAGAACGGTTTGGCTACAAACAATCCCGAGCGAAAAAAAGCGGGCACTTGGTATTTGTAGCCGGTGGAACCGCCAACGGAGTGGGACTGGAAGCTCCGGCGATGGTGGGAAGTATGCGGGATCGGGTCAAATTGACGGCATTTTGGTTCCTTCACTTTACCAATCGCTTGCTAAGCCCATTCACTTATCAGGGTAAACGTATCTGGTTTGCTGAACCGCCTCATATGCAAACGAGCGTTCTGTATTTCCCGGAAGGATCGAAGGTTCCCCAGTTGGGAGAAGAACTGGAAGTCCAATTACGGATGACTACGGCCACCTTTGACCAATGTGTAGAGATTGGCAAAGCGGAAGAAGCCGAAACAGAGATCCAACCGGATGAAAAAGCACAGTCAAAGCAAGAAGAAAAAGGTAAAGCCCTGAATGCCTTGTCTTGATCAACATATAAAAGGTCGCTCCCTAAATCAGGGGAGCGACCTTTTATATGTGACTATACCTCTCCTCCTCCGGTCATACTAAGTCCAGAAAACGGGGTGGACTATCCAAAGGAGAGGAAAGTAAGATGAATTGGACTGTGTTGATCATGTTGTTGCAAGTATTTTTTTCCGTTGTTATCGGCCTTTATTTTTGGAATCTGTTGCGTAATCAACAAACCAATCGCTCCGCTGTGGATCGGGAATCGAAAAAAGAAATGGACAAGTTAAGGAAGATGAGAACGGTATCATTGACCGAGCCTTTATCAGAAAAAACCCGGCCTTCATCTTTTGAAGAGATTGTTGGTCAGAAAGAGGGGTTGAGGGCATTGCAAGCAGCTTTGTGCGGTCCCAACCCACAACATGTTCTGATTTACGGGCCTCCAGGTGTGGGAAAGACCGCGGCGGCACGTTTGGTATTGGAGGAAGCCAAGAAAAATTCCCGTTCTCCCTTTCATCCCCAATCCACCTTTGTGGAGCTGGATGCAACGACAGCCCGTTTTGATGAACGGGGGATCGCCGATCCACTGATTGGCTCCGTTCACGATCCCATTTATCAAGGGGCAGGGGCAATGGGAATGGCGGGAATCCCCCAGCCTAAGGCCGGAGCAGTGTCCAAAGCCCATGGAGGAATTTTATTTATAGATGAAATCGGGGAGCTTCATCCGATTCAAATGAATAAGTTGTTAAAAGTATTGGAGGACCGGAAGGTTTTTTTTGAATCGGCTTATTACAGCTCTGAGGATCAGAATACACCTCATCATATTCATGATATCTTTCAAAACGGATTGCCTGCTGATTTTCGCTTGGTGGGTGCGACAACACGAAATCCAGAGGAGATTCCGCCGGCTATTCGCTCCCGATGCATGGAGATTTACTTTCGCCCTTTATTGCCGGAAGAGATTTACCAGGTAGCCCGTCAGGCGATGGAAAGAATATCGTTTGCCGGTGACGAAAAAGCATTAAAAGTAATCCAAAAGTATGCCACTAATGGTCGGGAAGCGGTTAACATCGTCCAGACCGCTGGTGGTTTGGCGTTAACCGATAATCGAACCCGGATTGATGCAAAGGATGTGGAGTGGGTAGTCCATAGCAGTCAGCTGGCACCCCGTCCGGACAAAAAAGTGCCGGAAACTGCACAGCCCGGGCTGGTAAATGGGTTGGCGGTATATGGCCCCAACATGGGGACACTATTGGATATTGAGGTGACAGCGATTCCGGTTCGATCGGGTTCAGAAGGAACCATTCGCATTACCGGAATGGTGGATGAAGAAGAATTAGGAGGCGGACAACGTACCCTGCGACGTAAAAGTATGGCTCGAGGGTCTGTGGAAAATGTATTGACGGTTCTTCGACGAACCGATATCGACCCGTATGCTTATCACCTTCATATAAACTTTCCCGGAGGAATCCCTTTGGATGGTCCCTCAGCAGGGATCACCATGGCGACTGCGATTTATTCCGCCATCAAGGGAATTGAGGTGGATAACCGTTTGGCCATGACAGGGGAGTTGTCCATTCATGGAAAAGTAAAACCGGTAGGGGGAATTGTGGCGAAAGTGGAAGCGGCGAAACAGGCGGGGGCAACCCGAGTGTTGATTCCCCGAGACAACATGCAGGCTTTGTTTGATGAAATTGAGGGTATTCAAGTTATTCCGGTGAGTCACATGGAAGAAGTCTTAAAAGAGGTTTGCAAAGAAACCCAGAAGGAACAGGAAGATGGTATGATGCCCTCTTCATCTGTGATGACAGCATCTTCGGCACCGATGGGATAATCCCTTGATTCCCCGTTCAGTGAGTATCATTCACTGTCATGGACAAAAGAGATCGAATAAGATAAAATCGTACAAAGCTCAACCCTTTTTCATACAGGCAAGATACGGCATCGGAGGTGCATACATGTCTATTAAAGAGGAGGAGCGCGTACTGCCGTTGCTGCCCCTTCGCGGTTTACTCGTCTATCCCAATATGGTGTTGCACCTGGATGTAGGTCGCGAGCGTTCCGTGAAAGCATTGGAGCAAGCAATGGTTGATGAAGATACAATTCTTTTGGCGACGCAACATGAGGTTCAACTGGAAGAACCGACACCAAAAGATATTTACAAAATGGGTACAGTGGCCCGTGTGCGGCAAATGCTAAAACTGCCTAACGGGACCATCCGGGTTTTGGTGGAAGGACTCAGCCGGGCAAGGTTACTGGAGTTTTTGGAGGAAGAATCCTATTATAGAGTCCGTATCGCTGAGATCGTGGAAAAGGAAGAAGAAGACCGGGATGTAGAGGCTTTGATGCGCTCAGTCCTGGACCATTTTGAACAGTATCTGCGTCTTTCCAAGAAGGTTTCACCGGAAACCCTGTCAGCGGTTTCTGATATCGATCAACCAGGACGATTGGCAGATGTGATTGCTTCCCATTTGCCGTTGAAAATTGAAGATAAACAAAAAATCCTGGAAACCGTGGATATCAAAGAGCGTCTGGATACTTTACTTTCCATTCTGAATGATGAGCGGGAAGTTTTGGAACTGGAACGTAAGATATCCCAACGGGTTAAAAAACAGATGGAAAAGACTCAGAAGGAATATTACCTTCGAGAGCAAATGAAAGCAATACAGCGGGAGTTGGGCGAAAAAGAAGGCCGAATGGGAGAAGTGGAAGAGCTTCGAAGTCGTTTGGCCGATTTACAAGCTCCCGATTCCATTAAAGAAAAAGTGGAAAAAGAAATTCAGCGACTGGAAAAAATACCTACTTCCTCTGCTGAAGGAGGCGTCATTCGCACTTATGTGGAATGGCTGCTGGATTTACCTTGGATCAAGGGAACAGAAGACGACCTGGACCTGAACAAGGCCGAAGAGATCTTGGATGAAGATCATTACGGCTTAGAGAAAGCCAAAGAGCGGGTTTTGGAATACCTGGCTGTACAACAACTGGTCAAAAAGCTAAAGGGTCCCATTCTTTGTTTGGTCGGTCCACCTGGAGTGGGGAAAACTTCTCTGGGTCGTTCCATCGCCCGAGCATTAAATCGTAAATTTGTTCGGGTTTCATTGGGAGGCGTCCGGGATGAGGCAGAAATTCGTGGACATCGTCGAACCTATGTCGGAGCCATGCCGGGAAGGATTATTCAAGGGATGAAAACAGCCGAATCTGCCAATCCGGTTTTTCTGTTGGATGAAATTGACAAGATGGCCATGGACTTTCGGGGTGATCCTGCCTCCGCCTTATTGGAAGTACTGGATCCTGAACAGAATCAGACCTTCAGTGATCACTATATTGAAGTTCCATATGATTTATCCCAAGTGATGTTTATTACGACTGCCAATACTGCTCACAATATCCCCCGTCCCTTGTTGGATCGGATGGAAATGTTATATATTTCCGGTTACACGGAAATTGAAAAAGAAAAGATTTGCAAAGAGTACCTGATTCCAAAGCAATTGGAAGAACACGGGCTGACGAAGGAAAAGGTTCAGATTCATTCTGATGCCGTTCAGCGGTTGATCCGACATTATACCCGGGAAGCCGGTGTCCGGAATATGGAACGAACTGTGGGAACCTTATGTCGTAAAGCAGCCAAGGTACTTGTCTCCGGAGAAAAGAAAAAAGTGGTCATTACCGCCAAGAATTTACCGCAGTATCTGGGAGCAGAAAAGTACCGGTACGGCAAGGCGGAAGAGACTGACCAGATCGGATCCGTTACAGGGCTGGCTTGGACGGCGGCTGGTGGAGATACGTTGACGATCGAAGTTTCGGTGTTGGCTGGGAAAGGGAAGCTAACTCTCACAGGAAAATTAGGGGATGTCATGAAGGAGTCCGCCCAAGCGGCTTTTAGCTATATCCGTTCCAGAGCGACAGAATGGAAAATCGATCCGGATTTTCACGAGAAAAATGATATTCATATCCACGTTCCTGAAGGGGCTATACCCAAGGATGGACCTTCTGCGGGGATCACCATGGCCACGGCATTGGTCTCTGCTTTGACGCAAATACCGGTCTCCCGCCATATCGGAATGACAGGGGAAATCACCTTAAGAGGAAGGGTATTGCCCATCGGTGGACTGAAGGAAAAGTCTTTAGCCGCTCATCGTGCGGGATTGGAGCAAATTCTGATTCCGAAGGAGAATGAGAAAGATTTGGAAGATGTTCCAGAAAGCATTCGCAAAGATTTAAAGATCACACCAGTGGAACATATGGATGAAGTGTTGGAACTTGCTCTGATGAGGGATCGCGATGAAAGTCAATCAAGCTGAATTTGTGATCAGTGCTGTCCGTCCGAGTCAATATCCCACAGACGCCCTGCCTGAAATTGCTCTGGCTGGGCGTTCCAACGTGGGAAAATCTTCTTTGATCAACCGACTGATCCATCGGAAAAATCTGGCACGTGCCAGCTCCAAACCGGGAAAAACACAAACCATCAACTTTTACAGGATCAATGATCAGTTGCACTTTGCGGATATGCCGGGATATGGTTTTGCCAAGGTTTCCAAGTCGATCCGGGCGGCCTGGGGAAGAATGGTGGAAGGTTATCTGATAAACCGCCGGGAGTTAACGGGTGTGATCTTGGTGGTGGATCTTCGCCATCCGCCAAGCCAAGACGATCAGGCCATGTATGATTGGCTGAAGTATCACCGGATTCCTGTAATTGTTGCAGCTACTAAAGGGGATAAAATTTCCCGGGGACGATGGCCAAAGCATATGAAAGAAGTCAGAGAAACCTTGAACATGGATCATTCAGATCCGCTGGTACTGTTTTCTGCCCAGACCGGACAAGGAAAAAATGAGCTTTGGTCGGAAATTCGGCGGCTGACACAAATATGAGGAACCATTTGCCCACTGGAAGAATAATCTACATATCGACAGTTGTTTGACCCAACGTAAGCGGATGGAGAAAGGGTTGGGAGAGGATGGAGAAACGAATTCGCGTAGCCGTCTTATTTGGTGGGAAATCGGGAGAGCATGAAGTATCTCTGCATTCCGCAGCTTCTGTGATCCAAGCAATGGATTTACTTACATTTGAAGTTTATCCGATTTTGATCAACCGCCAGGGTGATTGGCTGACGGGAGAACAGGCTCTTTCAGTATTGGAGGGGAAGCTGGAGGCAGAAAAACTGGAAGCTGTCCGTAACCAAAAAAGATCATTGTCAATTCACGGAAAGAACCATGGCTTCCCTTTTTTAAAGTGGGGTGAGCTGGATGTTGTGTTCCCTGTCTTACACGGTACATTTGGTGAAGACGGCACGATCCAGGGATTGCTTGAAATAGCGGATATCCCCTATGTAGGTGCCGGTGTGATGGCTTCGGCAGTGGGAATGGACAAGGTGATGATGAAAAAGTTATTTGCCCAGGAAGGTCTTCCTCAAGGTAAGTATACTTATTTTCTTCGGACCCGGCTGGAACAAGAGAAGGGAAAGGTATTAGATGAAGTGGAGGCTGCCTTTGGCTATCCCTGCTTTGTCAAGCCTGCCAATCTGGGCTCCAGTGTAGGCATTTCCAAGGCAATCGACCGGAAAAGCTTGTCCGATGCTTTGAAGTTGGCGGCACGTTACGACCGAAAAGTGGTCGTTGAAGAGTTTATTCAGGCCCGGGAAGTGGAAGTGGCCGTACTGGGAAATGATCATCCTCAGGTTTCCGTACCAGGAGAAATTGTTTCTTCAGGAGACTTCTATGACTATGAAGCGAAATATGTATCAGGTACATCGGAACTGCGGATTCCGGCAGATCTTCCTGAAGAAAAGGCGGAAGCGATCCGTCGATATGCTTTACAGGCATATCAGGGGATTGATTGCTCCGGGTTGGCTCGGGTGGATTTTTTTGTTCGGGATGCAGATGGAGAGGTTCTGATTAATGAAATCAACACCATGCCGGGCTTTACTCCTTTCAGTATGTATGCCAATCTGTGGCAGAAGTCCGGACTTTCCTATTCACATCTGGTTTCGAAGTTAGTGGATCTGGCTTTGGAAAGATATCAAGACAAGAAAAAGTCCATTACTGATTTCACTGTGGAGTAAAACAAGTAAGCCGCTCTTTCATAGAGCGGCTTACTTGTTTGGTAAGATAAAGGCGGACAAAGAATGTTCTCATCCTGATGAGCCACTAGTGCATTAGAAGCAACCCTGCTCATTTTTTATCATGTTCTGCTAGAAATATAGATAAGAGATTCAAATCTGTCCTTCTTTTAAGGATAATTTGAAAGTGCTAATAAATTGTTTACAAAAATAATAAATTTTTCATCGGATGTAGCCCTCAACTTCCGTTATAATCAAAAGAGCGGAGGGTGTTTGGGTCTCCACCTGCTCCGCAATGAGTAATGAGTGTTCAAGGGAAAAAGAAATTTACAGGATTGATTGTTCGGTTAAGATGAGAGGGTCTCCTTTTGTAATGGCTACTGTATGCTCATACTGGGCTGATAAGCTGCCATCGGCGGTACGGGCAGTCCATCCGTCAGAATCCAGCTTGGCCTCATGGGTTCCAATATTTAGCATGGGTTCAATCGTGATCACCATGCCTTCTTGAAGATAGGGTCCCGATGACGGAGGACCGTAATGAGGGACGTCAGGTGGCTCGTGGATGCGTTCCCCGATCCCGTGTCCGATAAACTGTCGAACGACAGAGAAGCCGCGGGTTTCAGCTAACTTTTGAATGGAGTGGGATATTGCACCGATCCGATTTCCTGAGCGGGCATGTCGAATTCCTTCATAAAGAGAGCGTTTTGTGCACTCCATTAGGCGGCGGGCTTCACGGGAGATGTTTCCTACGGGATAGGACCAGGCGGAATCTGCCAATGATCCGTTTAAATTGACGACAAAATCGACTGTTATGATATCTCCGTCCCGAAGAACGTAGTCTCCGGGCATACCATGGCAGATGACATCATTGACGGAAGTGCATGTAGCAAAGGGATAACCCATGTATCCTTTTTGTTCAGCAGTCGCTCCTGCCCGATCTAAATATTCCTCTACAAAATGATCAATCGCTTTGGTCGAAATTCCGGGGCGAATCCGTTTGGATATCTCCCGGTGACAGGCAGCCAAAAGTTGACCGGCTTTCATCATCCCTTCAATTTCAGCTTTGCTTTTGATCAGTGTCATTGTTCTCTCCTTTCGATTCTGATCGGATCTTTCCGGTTTATGATCAGGTGTCTCTTACATGATATTTATCCTTTTCGAAAAAAGAGAATCAGACCCAGTAAAATGAGCATCACAGGCCAGTAGATGGATAACCAGGAAGCGGCTTCACCCATAACGGGAATATTGTTGATTCCCGGCCATGTAAACAGTCCCAACAGTATCAACGTCGCTCCGATTAATCCGCTTTTACGGTCTTTGTTGATAAAACCTCCGAACAGCAGAAAGGACGAACCAATGACAGCCGGGATGATACTCCAATGATGAGGCCAGCCGGACCAATAGGCAGAGCCCCAGGCATGAATTCCCAGACCGAGAGCGATTCCGCCCCATACCTGCAAACGGGCTTTTTTTCGGTGACGAAGAGAGAGGAACAACAGGACCAAACCGACTAGAATCAGTAAGAACTCCCAAGAACCCAGTTGGTCTGTCAGAGGCCAATCCAGCTTTCTCCATAACAGAAAGACTCCTGCCAGAGCCAGAAGCGTGCCGATGGTTTTATGATGCATCCAGATCCCTCACTCCAGTTGGGATTTTGTTTTGAGAGTAAGCTGAGGCGAGTCTTGGTTACGATAGTATCATAATTTGGGAAATTTCACAGTTTAAAAACGGTAAACAGTTTGCATGTCCAAGATGGTTTTATCTCATTCTCTTATACTGTTTACCAGGTTTGTGATAGGATTAAAACAACGAATGTCATAGTTTTTTTAAGCTTGTCTGCTTGGTTTGGTTTAGCCGGATACAGAGAGGGGATGGTCAGTTCCAGCCAGGTGCCCATAAAAAAAGAAGATTGGAAATGATGCGGAGTCTATGATGAATGGCGGGTTGTCAGATGAAATGGAAGTTGTGGATTGAGCGGATTGTCCGTTGGACAATTGTACTAATTGCTTGGTTTTTATCGATGTACTCGTTTTTCCAGAATACCGGCTTTCAGTGGAGTTTTTATCATCTGTTCGCCCTGGCTGTTTTACTCCTTGTTACCGAATTTTTCCCCTTTCCAGAACATGGAGGGCGGGTGACGATCCATTTCCCGTTTTTATTTGCGCTCAGTTTAATGTATTCTCCTGGAATAGCAGGGTTAACCTATCTGACAGTCGTTTTGATTGCGACTTGGTTAAGGAAGCAAACGCTTTCCACACCGGCTTTTCGGGTGGGTTATACAATTGTGGGGCTGTTTGCCGCAGAAGCTTTCTTTTTTTTGGTGCAAAATCCGTTTCTGGAAGATCAGGGAGTAGCGGCGAGTCTTTTTGTTTTATTTATATATGTTTTAATCTTTGAGTTGGTAAGCAAACTCATTCGGGATGGTACAGAGCGTCTGCGAAATCGCCCTCGCTATTCCAGAATGTGGATCAAACAATGGCCATTGGAAACCGGCATTACGATATTTTCTTATGTTTACAGTGTCGGATTTTATGCCATGATTCAATTGGGGCGGGTAACGGATACATTTGCTTTCCTTTTCTTTTTTACTCCATTGGTTGCCTTTGCTATTTTGGCTAACGTCATTGGTCAATTGATGAGAAAAAGGAGAAAGTTGGAATTATTGTTTCTTCTCTCGACCAATATCAATAAAAATCTTAATCTGAGAAAGGTTATGGAACAGACCATTCTGCCTCTGTCCAAAATGTTTGATAACAGTTACGGGATTTTTTATTTGTTAAAAGGGGGAAAGCTGTATCCCTCTACTTATTCCGGTGATGTTCCGGAGCATCTGAAAAAAAAGTCCCGAGCTTTAAATCAAGGTTTGAGCGGTTGGGTGGCCTCTCATGCCCGTCCTGCCCTGATTGATGATGTCAAGCTGGATCCCCGATGTCATCAGGAGCTGGGAGATACTGAGGAGATCCGGTCATTACTCAGTGTTCCCTTGGAGATGGATGGTGAAGTACTGGGTGTCATTACGTTGGGTAAAGTAGATCGAAGAGGATTTGAAGAAGCCGACTTGACCTTTCTCCAGGTATTGGCCAGTCAGACTGTGATTGCCCTCCATAATGCCCGCTTGATGGAAGAGCGTGAACGGAGGGTGGTGGCAGAGGAACGGAACCGTTTGGCCCGAGAAATTCATGATGGGATTGCTCAGTCTTTTGCCGGTGTCCTGATGAAATTGGAATCTTCTTTGAAAGTATTTGATCAGCAGCCTAAGCAGGTAAAATCCTGGCTGGAGGAATGTGAGATAAAATTAAGAGATGGATTAAAAGAGGTTCGACACTCGATTACGGCTCTTCGACCTTCTCCGGCGGCGAAGATTGGCTTGATTCCCGCTTTAAGAAGACGAGTGGAAGCGTTTCAAACTGAAGGAGGAGTGGAAGCATTTTTTGAACAGGCGGGAGATAAGTATCCGTTGAGTCCGGAAGCGGAAGAGACGATTTATATGGTTTGCCATGAAGCATTATCCAATGCCGCCAAACACGCACA is part of the Kroppenstedtia pulmonis genome and harbors:
- a CDS encoding GAF domain-containing sensor histidine kinase; translation: MKWKLWIERIVRWTIVLIAWFLSMYSFFQNTGFQWSFYHLFALAVLLLVTEFFPFPEHGGRVTIHFPFLFALSLMYSPGIAGLTYLTVVLIATWLRKQTLSTPAFRVGYTIVGLFAAEAFFFLVQNPFLEDQGVAASLFVLFIYVLIFELVSKLIRDGTERLRNRPRYSRMWIKQWPLETGITIFSYVYSVGFYAMIQLGRVTDTFAFLFFFTPLVAFAILANVIGQLMRKRRKLELLFLLSTNINKNLNLRKVMEQTILPLSKMFDNSYGIFYLLKGGKLYPSTYSGDVPEHLKKKSRALNQGLSGWVASHARPALIDDVKLDPRCHQELGDTEEIRSLLSVPLEMDGEVLGVITLGKVDRRGFEEADLTFLQVLASQTVIALHNARLMEERERRVVAEERNRLAREIHDGIAQSFAGVLMKLESSLKVFDQQPKQVKSWLEECEIKLRDGLKEVRHSITALRPSPAAKIGLIPALRRRVEAFQTEGGVEAFFEQAGDKYPLSPEAEETIYMVCHEALSNAAKHAQATEVKVTLVYDLEETKLIVKDNGVGFSLAKAVWKAEAQKRYGIVGMNERAQNLNAALQFDSEVGKGTRVILTIPITDGDEEEEAVHAH